CATAAAGCAGGGAGGtatctccaaccctgctcctggagagctaacgtcctgcagacttcagttccaaccctgctccaacacacctgtctgtaattatcgAGTAGCCCTgaaaaccttgattagctggatcaggtgtgtttgattggaaatttgatttgattgcTGAAATTTGCAGGACAGTAGCTCTCCATTAGTAGGGTTGGAGACCCCTGCCATaaagggtgcatattagtaccctTTGAGGGTACCTCAGTGATGAGCTGTTGTACCCCTAAAGGTGCAATTGCGTGCAGAGTCATACCTGGTTGTGAAACATCACCAGTAGGAAATACATAGAAGGTAAGAAGGGTGACTAAAGTTGATAACTGCTCTTGAATAGTGCAGGCACGTGGAGGCAAGTGATCTGAAGACATTTTCCCTGATGAGTCGTCTTTGCAAAGGCATTCCCACTGCTCCTGAAGGAGCTCTTGTAATCTTTTCACATGGTGCTCCATGTCTGCATGTGATACTGGAGGTTGATCCAGAACTTGAGGAGCGGTTCCCTCCTCTGTTGGCATCTTTTGCCCACTTTCCTGCAGTTCAACCACAGGTTCAAGACTTTGTGTACTTATTAAGGAGCTCTCAGATGAAATCACCTTGGCCAGTGTGCAGCCCATTTCAAGCTGTACGGTCAACTGCTTGATCTTATCATCCTTGTGAAGACTCTCCTCTACTTGCTGCTTCATCAAGGCTCTGGTCTTGTCCAGCTCTACCTCCAGTTCATGAAGTTTCTGTTCCAGCAAAACAACTTTCCTCTGGAGAGTTTCAGTGAGAGACTTAGTTTTGTCTCCATTATCCAAGAGATCTCTTTCTCGAGACTGTCTTACGTCTTTCAATCTCTGGAAGGATTCTTTCAGTAGCTGAAGTCATTGCAACTGCATCAACTTGTTCAGAAGAAGCCTTGACATTTTCCTCTAGCCGGTCATATTCTCGATTCATCCAGTCATCACTCGCTTTGTCTTGATTTTCTCTGGCAAATGAAGGAGTGTCCCAGTTATTTATGTGTAGAGGAGCAGTAAGAACATCCAGTGGCccgatggttttgttttgggAATGTAACTGGAGTAAAAGTCTCTCTTGCTCCTCCTGCAAAATACATATCTGTGCCTTGAGCTCAGGAATGACTCTGATCTCCTCTTCCAATTCCCCAACTCGTTCAAGAGCTGCAGTGAGCCGCTGGAGGGTCCCGTTTGCTCTACCTGTCCTGCTGTCAGAAGCATGGAATACATCTTCAGAGGAGCCGTTTTCTCGCATTAGATATTCCTTGGGGCTGCTGGGGCTGGTTGGGTCCTCGGTTGACTCGGAGCGCTTTCTCAGTAAAACAGTCAAGGGTAAACTGGAGGCTCTCAAGAGATTTGGCCTGACGTAACATCCTAAGGGCTGTTCATCAAAAGCCTCCATCTCTGCAGATGTGAAGGACTTGTAGATGGGTTCTCCCCTCCTGACATAGCCAGCAGACACACTGTCACTAGATCgaaattcaaaatgttgttgAGAGTCTCCTAGTTTGGTTTTGGGCCATAAAGTGCTGACTGAGTTCCACTCTGTAGCTCTGCATCCATAACCCGGAAGGCTTAAGTTACGTGACAGGATGCCATTATTTCGTTCTCTTTGCCTTCTCTGCATTGGCACCCTCCTAATGGTGTTACCCTTCTCAATGTCATCGACATACTTGAGAAAGTCCAGGTCCAGATGGAATCCATAGGGCGTCTCTACAGAATAGGAGGGTGGTCTTCTTTGGCTCCCATTCTCTTTTGGAGAGATGCCGTTCtctaaaagaaaaacacaagggTGAGTTGCAGAAGTGATGCACAATATGCAAAACAATCCAAATGTATTTAGACCACTGGAACTGCAGTACCACATGTTCCTAAACAAAACTGTGTGATTCATACCTTTTTTGGTTTCCATTGTTCTTAGCATAAGTTTTCAGCTTAATGTGGTTTTTAGTTTGTCTCCTGCCATCTGAGGACAAAAACACGTTGCTGTTAAGTGTTAAGTGAAACAGAATCATGCTGTGAACACAAGTTGAGATCAAAGTAGTTTGTGCATGATTATTTTGCAGATTTACAGAGCCAGACTCTTTATTCTTTTTCTCTCTATCCctcctcatctctctctctctctctctctatctctctttgACCACGCAGCACTTTCAAGGCACCACAGAAGCAGCCACAGCCCAAACAATGTGAGCTATGCAGTAAACACACAAATAGTTGGGACCAAACACTTCCACTAGCTCGCATACACACGGCAGCAAAAATTGCAGCAGCCCTTCTTTCATACCTGTATGTTCTACAGTTCTACTCTATCAGTAGAGATCAGccagacaaacacacaaatgGGGGCTGACCTTTTTTGGTTATGACATACCTCAGAACCTGGCTATGCTAAGGTAGGCTGATCTTAAAGTACTGATATAACAATTTAGATGTATGGGCACTGCCAGACAAAAAATGCATTGCTGATATAGTCTTATGCTGATAGGAAATGGGGTTGCAAGATTCTTGTTCGAAACACACTTATAGAAAATATCCTGACAAATGTTTCCTGTATCCTGAAGGTCCATAAATAGCCACTGAACAAGAGGGTATCTAATCCAACTTCTAGTAGAGTTTAGCTCTagccctaattaaacacacctaaaCTGGTCTTCAGGgtcactagaaacttccagacAGGTGGGTTGGaggtaaactctgcaggaaagtggccctccaggagcaggattggacacccttGTTTTGTAGGTACACCTAAACAGTGTTGGTAGGGCACATGTTTAACATAAACAAGTAAATGCACATTTACTCACAGACATATAtagactgacatgacaacttctcTCATATGGTGACATAGTAAGGCCTGAAACGTACTCTACACAAGTAtgtgaaaacaaatattaacaGCTACATAAACTTGATATGTCGCGTTTATTGTGAGGGATACTAAGTTGGCTTTAAACTGTCTTCTACACTCAGTTTTACACTCATGTTTAGAACTAGCTGCCTGAAAGTGACACATGCAGTGTAATGGCACTGAATTTGATGTTTAAGCCCCCTTGAGTACTTGTAGAGTATATTTCTGTCctaatgctgaaaattaatttacacCACTAGTAGCTGTaatataaatactaaaacattATGAGTGCTGTTAATTGCTTCTATAGACAACTTTAATACGAAGTCTTAATTCAGACATTGTAGTAGATTTAGAATTTATTTGGTCACTTTCACATTGTAGTCTGTTTTCACTGAGTAAGGCACACTCCATTTCACAGTAATGATTATTGTtcccttttcttttttgcaGCACTAAGGAAAAAAAATCCCTCCTCTCATTAAATGTATTTCTCTCCGCTGCATTCTTCCTTACACCACAAATTGGATTGAAACTCttgacaacttaaaaactgcTACCGCTGTAAGAACAAAATTTGAAACACTGTGTACTCTGAACGGCGTGGACAATTTCAGGTTTTAGGTCAGGCTTGGAGGATGGAAAAAAAGACCAAACTGGAAACTTGAGAGGAACAAACATTTGCGAGAGGAGCAAACTAGTCTGCTACAACTGGAAGTCTTTTTTTACTTATATTTGAATTTGAGTTCAGTCATATACAAGGAAATTTTGTTGCACAatgcataattttaaatgactgtGTTGTTTCTGAGTCTTTTCATATCTTCCCTAATTGTGCTATCAATAAAATGTGTCAGATGACACAATCTGTTCTCTCTTTTATCTCTGAATACCATATGTCATGCTAGCTTTGTTTTGACATGCACATTTAACAGCTCAAGTAGACCTGATTCACTGTCACATAAAACAGACTGCTGGTCCTGCACACgttctcactcactcacatttttaacacacacaaTAGACAGACATTTCACTCTTCCTGTTTGGCCCTGTAAGTGGTGTGGTTTCCTTGGCTCAGATCCTCATTCTTTCTCCTCTGTTTGGAGCTGGCTGGAGGACTAAAGCCAAAGATTGGTTCTCCTGATCTATGACCCCCATCACCCTTTCACTTTATGGAGAGAGGGTGTGGTGGAGAGTCTACTGGACTTTTCAGAATGACTACTGTGAGAAAAGAGACGCTTgttcttctatctatctatctatctatctatctatctatctatctatctatctatctatctatctatctatctatctatctatctatctatctatctatctatctatctatctatctatctatctatctatctatctatctatctatctatctatctatctatctatctatctatctatgcatTTACACGTTCTTATCCTTAGAGTGTTGTTCCATCTCTTCCTCTGTGGGATTTTTTCCATGTCCACAGTATTTGGACCATG
This portion of the Onychostoma macrolepis isolate SWU-2019 chromosome 02, ASM1243209v1, whole genome shotgun sequence genome encodes:
- the LOC131525119 gene encoding LOW QUALITY PROTEIN: KN motif and ankyrin repeat domain-containing protein 4-like (The sequence of the model RefSeq protein was modified relative to this genomic sequence to represent the inferred CDS: deleted 1 base in 1 codon), with the translated sequence MLRTMETKKENGISPKENGSQRRPPSYSVETPYGFHLDLDFLKYVDDIEKGNTIRRVPMQRRQRERNNGILSRNLSLPGYGCRATEWNSVSTLWPKTKLGDSQQHFEFRSSDSVSAGYVRRGEPIYKSFTSAEMEAFDEQPLGCYVRPNLLRASSLPLTVLLRKRSESTEDPTSPSSPKEYLMRENGSSEDVFHASDSRTGRANGTLQRLTAALERVGELEEEIRVIPELKAQICILQEEQERLLLQLHSQNKTIGPLDVLTAPLHINNWDTPSFARENQDKASDDWMNREYDRLEENVKASSEQVDAVAMTSATERILPRLKDVRQSRERDLLDNGDKTKSLTETLQRKVVLLEQKLHELEVELDKTRALMKQQVEESLHKDDKIKQLTVQLEMGCTLAKVISSESSLISTQSLEPVVELQESGQKMPTEEGTAPQVLDQPPVSHADMEHHVKRLQELLQEQWECLCKDDSSGKMSSDHLPPRACTIQEQLSTLVTLLTFYVFPTGDVSQPDYKMMEILPEVGENPKTENLKTISIRDSGSMETEGISNAIKLQEHAEVNVGLKKNTTKEEGKLWTTWTTDSTAQTHKSKNAEFSPKEDAIDVETTKQEYPHKQTSQARALEDQTEEERKDCISLSLDSDQKSQAMKQNREAVDKDFIEACYFLRDHMDKVSEPDDEMSQALTVMFQQWFHISAEEGACADTVAVYLNEVNSQTPTVLQFLVNMADDNGNTALHYSVSHCNFSIVKLLLDTGVCDVDLRNKSGYTAIMLAPLTGVESPGDMKVVQQLMELGDVNACVGQVGQTALHLAVRHGRVPVVRLLLEQGADPDAQDHAGTTPLISACDRGHVSIVRILLEEANCDVNLKDKGGRSAISLATQASHTEIADLLKAHTESKSTDKCKVS